The following proteins are co-located in the Methanobrevibacter thaueri genome:
- a CDS encoding DUF6119 family protein, whose protein sequence is MSRINIYKINNDLENQLIQELTDENDYELSDEEFNFELESNYLENIQYNFSMHLYYKDEQQEKGLSWNWVREQFNLGDVNYSVKPKAVLLINEYKIDVTKPDEFEDNIYAVSFGYAFHTLKHFSDKDWPIKFAEHITLNKVKSMTVLSPNSVINKRINNYVNFKDILLDSGEALNQLSANLELDDDFNDFKNSITISNSIIFDVTNPNLESLPYIIDYITFINGSDEIVNSIPYFKEVQSKIKKEELDNELIGTIFADIEEKHETPCIDICEFILVDGVLKFFNQFDNFKLKYKRLSKENIGSLTVNEIYNFIEEKLDDEDNPLEIKIFFEDSEIGSSFVKLKDIISYDSFESPAILDGGSWWVYNSKYMDDLKNSINDLDVEYEIGFDFHEENYLRFVRGKAQEEGLDFDNMDDNTKKRYKQKWYKERVFNLLREEDGFICNDRFKDYVDSYDIEVADLFKLDEKSMFSVKIGGASNLIYVVDQSLIPLKLIDNGEIRDIENDEIPELNKDSIKNVYLWLILTRKTKLPVRNGKPDLNEINSISLKNRIDYWKKEVIKSRRNPKIRINYIDF, encoded by the coding sequence ATGTCAAGAATAAATATCTATAAAATTAATAATGATTTGGAAAACCAATTAATTCAGGAGTTAACTGATGAAAATGATTATGAATTATCTGATGAGGAATTTAATTTTGAGTTAGAAAGTAATTATCTAGAAAATATTCAATATAATTTTTCTATGCATTTGTATTACAAGGATGAACAGCAAGAAAAGGGTCTTTCTTGGAATTGGGTTAGGGAACAATTTAATTTAGGGGATGTAAATTATTCAGTTAAACCAAAGGCGGTTCTTTTAATAAATGAATATAAAATTGATGTCACAAAACCAGATGAATTTGAAGATAATATTTATGCTGTTTCTTTTGGTTATGCATTTCACACTCTTAAACATTTTTCAGATAAAGATTGGCCTATAAAATTTGCAGAACATATTACTTTAAATAAAGTTAAATCTATGACTGTTCTCTCACCAAATTCAGTAATTAATAAAAGAATTAATAATTATGTAAATTTTAAAGATATATTATTAGATAGTGGTGAGGCATTAAATCAATTGAGTGCAAATTTAGAATTAGATGATGATTTTAATGATTTTAAAAATAGTATAACAATTTCTAATTCTATTATTTTTGATGTAACCAATCCTAATTTAGAAAGTTTGCCTTATATTATTGATTACATTACATTTATTAATGGGAGTGATGAAATTGTAAATTCTATTCCTTATTTTAAAGAAGTTCAAAGTAAAATTAAAAAAGAGGAATTGGATAATGAGTTAATTGGAACTATTTTCGCTGATATTGAAGAAAAGCACGAAACTCCTTGCATTGATATTTGTGAATTTATATTAGTTGATGGTGTTCTAAAATTTTTCAATCAATTTGATAATTTTAAATTAAAGTATAAACGCTTATCTAAAGAGAATATAGGTTCTTTAACTGTTAATGAAATTTATAATTTCATTGAAGAGAAATTAGATGATGAAGATAATCCTTTGGAAATAAAAATATTTTTCGAGGATAGTGAAATTGGAAGTTCATTTGTTAAATTAAAAGACATTATAAGTTATGATAGTTTTGAAAGTCCTGCTATTTTAGATGGAGGAAGTTGGTGGGTATATAACTCAAAATATATGGATGATTTGAAAAATTCGATTAATGACTTGGATGTCGAATATGAAATAGGCTTTGATTTTCATGAAGAAAATTATTTAAGATTTGTAAGGGGTAAAGCCCAAGAAGAAGGATTGGATTTTGACAATATGGATGATAACACTAAAAAACGCTATAAACAGAAATGGTATAAAGAAAGAGTATTCAATCTTTTACGTGAAGAAGATGGATTTATATGTAATGATAGATTTAAAGACTACGTGGACAGTTATGATATTGAAGTTGCCGATTTATTTAAATTAGATGAAAAAAGTATGTTTTCAGTTAAAATTGGTGGGGCTTCAAATCTCATTTATGTTGTGGACCAGTCTTTAATTCCACTTAAACTGATTGATAATGGGGAAATAAGAGATATTGAAAATGATGAGATTCCTGAACTAAATAAAGACAGTATTAAAAATGTTTATTTATGGTTAATACTGACTAGGAAAACAAAATTGCCCGTTCGTAATGGGAAACCAGATTTAAATGAAATTAATTCTATATCTCTAAAAAATCGGATTGACTACTGGAAAAAGGAGGTGATAAAATCAAGACGTAATCCTAAAATTAGAATTAATTATATTGATTTTTAA
- a CDS encoding DUF2188 domain-containing protein has protein sequence MAKKEQIHVVYTKEGNWATKKPNSKRASTLSNTKNEAIGKARAQAKNHGNAEVKIHRKDGKITESNTYVRKKDPKNIKG, from the coding sequence ATGGCTAAAAAAGAACAAATTCATGTTGTATATACTAAAGAAGGAAATTGGGCGACAAAAAAGCCAAACAGCAAGAGAGCTTCAACACTAAGCAATACTAAAAATGAAGCTATTGGAAAAGCAAGGGCTCAGGCCAAAAACCATGGAAACGCTGAAGTGAAAATTCACAGGAAAGATGGAAAAATAACTGAGTCAAATACTTACGTTAGGAAAAAAGATCCTAAGAATATTAAAGGGTAA
- a CDS encoding helix-turn-helix domain-containing protein, whose translation MAGIHERLKQLREENNYSQEQVANYLEMDQSYISKIEKGKRNLNEISFNKLCLLYNCSPDYLLGKSDDYESPKLAFRSDESVDLFAIAKMNQVIGYLKFLRKVERKIEND comes from the coding sequence ATGGCAGGTATACATGAAAGATTAAAACAACTAAGGGAGGAAAATAATTATAGTCAAGAACAAGTCGCAAATTATTTGGAAATGGATCAAAGTTATATTTCCAAAATAGAAAAAGGAAAAAGAAATTTGAATGAAATTTCTTTTAATAAACTTTGCCTATTATATAATTGTTCACCGGATTATCTTTTAGGAAAATCTGATGATTATGAGTCTCCAAAATTAGCATTTAGGTCTGATGAAAGTGTTGATTTATTTGCTATTGCAAAAATGAATCAGGTAATTGGTTATTTAAAATTTTTAAGAAAAGTAGAGAGGAAAATTGAAAATGATTAA
- a CDS encoding ImmA/IrrE family metallo-endopeptidase → MINPDIIFKAEILRKSWDIDNTSPLNILQSALGNINNLTILWFPMIDELSGCCSKTEDDNIICINSKHSKGRQNFTLAHELYHLLYEDEKDSFVCNVNSSDESEKNANKFAECLLIPNIGLYEFIKRNNIDDWSLNDIIKCEQYFQISHAAMLCKLRRENMISYDDYLIFKSGVKSAAWNLGYDLSLYEPTNEHYTLGKIIPLSGMAYDNNMITGGKYDEILLNIFRGDMVYNTLNEDDDIV, encoded by the coding sequence ATGATTAATCCAGATATAATTTTTAAAGCAGAAATACTTAGAAAATCATGGGACATTGATAATACAAGTCCTTTGAACATTTTACAAAGTGCCCTTGGAAATATTAATAATTTAACAATATTATGGTTTCCAATGATTGACGAGTTAAGTGGATGTTGCAGCAAAACAGAAGACGACAATATTATTTGCATTAACTCCAAGCATTCAAAAGGAAGGCAAAACTTCACTCTTGCCCATGAGTTGTATCATTTATTATATGAGGATGAAAAGGACTCTTTTGTTTGTAATGTCAACTCATCAGATGAAAGTGAAAAAAATGCAAATAAATTTGCAGAATGCCTTTTAATTCCAAATATAGGATTATATGAATTTATTAAAAGAAATAATATTGATGATTGGAGTTTGAATGATATTATTAAATGTGAACAATATTTTCAAATCAGCCATGCTGCAATGTTATGTAAACTCAGACGAGAAAATATGATTTCATATGATGACTATTTAATATTTAAATCCGGTGTTAAATCAGCAGCATGGAATTTAGGATACGATTTAAGCCTATATGAACCTACTAATGAACATTATACATTAGGAAAAATAATCCCCTTATCCGGCATGGCCTATGATAATAATATGATTACTGGAGGCAAATATGACGAAATATTACTAAACATTTTTAGGGGTGATATGGTCTATAACACCCTTAATGAGGATGATGATATTGTTTGA
- a CDS encoding Cys-Gln thioester bond-forming surface protein gives MKMKLLLLFAILVITISPVMAGNNTTVVDNPTQYLSDEPMTEALESGDSNISFSDGYKGYCIEWGEHSAEKGDKFYVHDGDVDNNIKTFFVYFYEESQRDVIATQHMIWKFTDNKQFSRFNQTLYEKIIEKSATVKVPNDGVLKINDTTEMVYSFRNFISNINEYQNYFAYKIYFRNITLQNNLTQNSTGNGSDSTSQNTTNQTNIKENLTQNHTNASFKKTRFAKVNGSYETGNPLVLLLLSLAVLVFKRRN, from the coding sequence ATGAAAATGAAATTGCTTCTCCTTTTTGCCATACTGGTAATAACAATTTCCCCGGTCATGGCCGGGAACAACACGACTGTTGTGGACAATCCTACTCAGTACCTATCAGATGAGCCCATGACTGAAGCGCTTGAAAGTGGAGATTCCAACATTAGCTTCAGCGACGGATACAAGGGATACTGTATTGAATGGGGTGAGCATTCAGCTGAAAAGGGAGATAAGTTCTATGTCCATGACGGGGATGTCGACAACAACATAAAAACATTCTTCGTATATTTCTATGAGGAGTCACAGCGTGACGTCATTGCCACCCAGCATATGATTTGGAAATTCACCGACAACAAGCAGTTCAGCAGGTTCAATCAGACACTGTATGAAAAAATCATCGAGAAATCCGCAACTGTCAAGGTGCCCAATGACGGTGTCTTGAAGATCAACGACACCACTGAAATGGTTTACAGTTTCCGAAATTTCATATCCAACATCAACGAGTATCAGAATTACTTCGCATACAAGATATATTTCAGAAACATAACTCTTCAAAACAACCTGACTCAAAACTCAACAGGAAATGGATCAGACAGCACTTCCCAAAACACTACAAACCAGACAAACATCAAAGAGAACCTTACACAAAATCACACAAACGCATCCTTTAAAAAGACCAGATTCGCCAAAGTGAATGGAAGTTATGAGACAGGCAATCCTCTTGTGTTGCTTTTATTGTCCCTGGCAGTGTTGGTTTTTAAAAGAAGAAACTGA